ATGGGCACCATTTGAAAATCTACGGGTCGGCGATTCCGCCTACGGATTGGGGAGCTCATGATGACGTTCCGGAAGACATCGTTTCTCTACCGATTGGGCCTGGCGGCCGCCGTCCTCCTGGGGTTGGCGAAAGCCCCGCAGGCGAAATGGCTGACCATCCATAACGACTTCATCGTGTACGATACCGAGGGCAATGCCGTGCATACCCGCAGCGGCACCCTGCGCAAGTTCGGCACCACCTATTACTGGTACGGCAGCGCCAACGGCTTTTCCAACCAGATGTGCTACTCGTCCACCGATCTGCTGCACTGGACGAACAAGGGCGCGGTCATCGTTGCCCCCAGCACCAACCGGATGGACGTCCTTTACAACGATTCCACCAAACTCTACGTCATGTTCCTGAAGACAGGGTCCTCATCGGCATGTAATCTAGGCATCGCGACCAGCCCCACGCCGGACGGGAAATTCACCTTGGTGACGAGTAACCCGGTTCAAGGATCCCCGATCGGGGACATGTCGGTGTGGCAGGATACCGACGGGAAAGCCTATCTCGCCTACGTATGGGACAGCATTCCCGGCGCGAATTCCGGCGGCGTCTCCCAGCATGCCCTCGCGCTCATGTCGCCGGATTACCAGAGCGTTTCCAAGCGGATGATGCTCTGGAACGCAGGCAGCCGCGAAGGCATGTGCGTCATGAAGGCCCACGGGCTCTACTATTACATCAGCTCCCTCACCCTGTGGACCCAATCGACCGAATCCCAATACTATACGGCCACCAGCCCCGCCGGCCCCTGGACCACGAAGCTGCAGCCGATCCTGGTTCCCGGGAACACCAAGAACAATTCCTGGGACACCCAAAGCGATTTCGTCTACAACTTCAACGGCCCGAAAGACACCGTGTACATGTACGGCGGCGATCGCTGGGAGAGGCCCGATCCCGCCCGCCTGGGGGATTACGCCTGGCTGCCCTTCAGCTTCACCCCCAAGGATACCCTGCTCATCAACTATTACCAGGATTGGGAAGTCGATCCGGATAACGGGACCTGGAGGGCTTTCGACCTGAAAAGGAACCTGGCCCTGCATAAGACCGCGACGGCGTCCTCGTCGACCGGATCCAACACCCCGAACAACGTGACCGATTCCACGGACTGGAAGAACTACTCCTCCTCCAAATGGGTCAGCGGCGACGGCGACGCCCAATGGATCCGCGTCGACCTCGGCTCGGCCATGCCCGTCAACCGGGTGATCCTGAAATGGGATTCCAGCTACGCCAAGGCCTTCAAGATCCAGGTGGCCACCGATACCGCCAATTGGACGGACGTGTATACCTGCGCCGCCGTTGGCCCGCGTTCGGTGACCGATCAGACCTTCGCAACGGCCTCGGCCCGCTATGTGAGGATGCTGGCCTCGTCGAAGGGCGGCACCGCCGGATACACCTTGTTCGACTTCATGGTCCTCAACGACACCGGCGTCACGGTATCCGCGTTCCGGCCCCGGGTGGGATCGGTTCCCTCCCGAGCGGCGGTTTCCTTCGAACATAATGTCCTTCGTTATGCCGTCCCGGCCGGGATTCCCGTAACCCTGGAAATCATGGACAGCCGCGGGAAGCGGGTGGCCTTGCTCGCGGATGGATACATGGCCGCAGGCCGTTATGAAACCGCATTGCCCGCCCACTTGGGCCATGGCATGTATCTCATCCGCATGACGGCCGGCGCGCAAAAACTCGAAAGCCTTCGGGTCCGCTTATAACCTGAGCGGCCCCGGCAGGGGAGCTGACGGCTTCTGGCAAAGGGATCCGAATTTGATATAATTCGGATCTGCCATGGCCGATCAGGATATTCCCCATAAACGACGGGTCCGCTATCGCGGGACCCACCCCCGCGGATTCGAAGAGAAATATAAGGAACTGGATTCCTCCCGCTACGAAGCGGACACCCAGAAGGTGATTGCCCGCGGCCAAACCCCGGCCGGCACCCATCGGCCCATTTGCGTCAACCCCATCCTGGAAATCCTCGCCCCCAAGCCCGGGGAGATCGGCCTCGACGCCACCTTGGGTTACGGCGGCCATGCTGCCGAACTCCTGGCTCGCATCCGGCCCGGGGGAACCTTGTTCGCGATGGATGTCGATCCGATCGAATTGCCCCGTACGGAAGCGCGCCTGCGGGCGCTCGGGTATGCGGAAAGCGAACTGGAGGTGCGCCGCATGAATTTCGCCGGCATCGCGAAACTGGCCGCGGAGCTGGGCCGGGGATTCGATTTCGTCCTCGCCGACCTGGGGGTTTCCTCCATGCAAATCGACAATCCCGCGCGGGGCTTCACCTTCAAGGCGGACGGGCCCTTGGACTTGAGGCTTAACCCGGGGCATGGGCAATCGGCCGCCGACCTCATCAAAGGGATCTCGCAGGGCGATTTGGCCCTGATGCTCTATGCCAATGCCGACGAACCCCATGCGGAGGACATTTCCCGGATCATCCACTCCCGCAAGGGAAAGATCCGCACCACCTTGCAATTGGCCGATGCCGTCCGCTTCGCGCTGAAGGATCTTCCCAAAGCGGAGCGCGAAGAGGATTCCTCCGCTTCGTTGCAACGCACTTTCCAAGCCTTGCGCATCGCCGTCAACGACGAGTTCGGCGCCCTCGATCGGTTCCTGGCGTTATTGCCCGAATGCCTTGCGCCGGGAGGCCGCGCGGCGATCCTGAGCTTCCATTCCGGGGAAGATCGCCGGGTGAAAAAATCCTTCCAAGCCTTCTCCCGCGAAGGCGTCTACGCCGAGGTCGCCCCCGANNNNNNNNCCGATCCCATCCGGCCATCCCCGGAAGAACGCCGGTCCAATCCCAGAAGCTCATGCGCCAAGCTGCGTTGGGCCGTCCGCGCGGCGACTTGATGCGGAAGAAAATCCCGAAGCCCGCCGCCAAGGCGAAGACGCCTAAAGCAAAATCCGGAATCGCAAAATCCGTAACCGGGACCGCGCAATCGGAAATCGGCGCCATCGTCGCGGACATCAAGAAATTCCGCGATGCCCGGGATTGGAAGCAATACCATGATCCCAAGAACCTGGCCATCTGCCTGAACGTGGAGGCGGCGGAATTACTCGAGGTCTTCCTTTGGAAAGGCCATGAGGAAATCGATCGGGAACGATTCGCAGAGGAACTGGCCGACGTTTTGTACGCTGCGTTCCTGCTCGCCGACGGCTACGGCCTGGACGTCGGGAAAATCATCCGGGCCAAGCTTAAGAAGAACGCGGTGAAATATCCCGTCCGGAAGGCGAAGGGCTCGCGGAAGAAATACGACGAGCTCTGAGCCGGAAGGGATCTCCCATAGCCGCCGGCATCGGAGCCGGGCCGCGGCCGCGCTTATTGTGCTAAATTGGACGGGCCGAATCAAATACAAGGGTGTGTTCCATGAGATTGCCGGTCCTCGCCGCATTGCTTCTGCTTGCCGTCGAATGCTTTTCCGAACCGAACGATTCCATTCCCGGGGAAACCGCGCGGACGTCCTACGGGATTTCCCTGCAGCCCTACAAGTACAAGATGGCCATCGAAAGCAAGGTCCCGATGGTCAACGCGGACGTGCTTATCGCAAAGGACCGGAAGTGGTATTTCCTGAAAGCCTCCTGGTTCGGGAATAACAGTGAATCGGACTGCTACGGTTGCAACGCAACGCCGCAATACACGCCGAGCACCGAGGAGTTCAGTTGGCTGAGGATCGGGTTTTCGCGACGCTTCCTGTTCAAGGAAACCGGCTTTTCCTTCTTCCATGAACCGGGGGTCAACCTTATCCGCTGGCATTGGAGGTACTCGGAATTCATGCAATTCATCCCGGGCACCACGACGTACCGGGAAGACAGGAATGAATACGAATTCATCGGGCTGCAACCGATCGAATACGGGGGGATGCAATGGCATTTCCACGGCTTCCTGGCGACGTTCGCCATCGGCATAGGGGCAAACCTCGGGCTGAATGAAGAATCGAAATCGGGGGTGGTCCAGTCTTCCGGCCGCTTCACCGTTCCGCTGTCGATTCCCGATTATTACTTCGTATCGGGCGATATCAACTTCGGCCTGGGGTACGTTTTCTAGGGATTCGCCCGCTTCCTTGACTAAGCGGCCCGAGTGCGGTAAATAATGGATAGGCCAGGCGGATCCGCATGAAAATCATATCCCGCAAAAAGAAACTCTTCCCCATCAGCGACCCGCTGCAGGAATACCTGAAGTCTTACTCCCGTTCCCGGGATTTGCCCGTCAGCTACGCGGATCTGTCCCGCTATCAGGCCGCCACGCCTTTGATGGACAAGAACGACAAGGACACGCTCTGGGCCACGTGCATGTACTACCATGCCGATGAGGAACAGATTTACAAGGGCCTGACCCAGATCTATTCGCAATTGAAGGCGGCGGGCGATCAGGCCATTACCGATCATCTATACGTCGAGCGGGTGGACTTCTGCGCCTTCGGGAACTCGAACCCCTTCCGGGTGCGGGTCGTCAACCAGTACAACGACAACTACGATCATTTCTACGTGAAGAAAGCGGACGCGTCCCGCATCTACGGATTGGAATTGGAGGATATCCTATCCCCCAACCGCATCAATTACATGGTCAGCGGCAATACCCTGATCGAGGAGCATATCGCGGGCATCCCGGGAGACGTCTTCCTGGCGGAGATACTCGACCGGACCTCGACGAACAAGGTGCGCATCGCCAAGGAATTCGTGAAATTCAACGAGCGCTGCTTCGCGCGCCTGCTGGGGGATATGCGGGCCTACAACTACGTCGTCGATATCACCCCCGATTTCGAAGACGAGCAATACCGGGTGCGGGCCATCGATTTCGATCAGCAGAGCTATGAAGGGAAAATCCAGGCCTACCTTCCCCACTTCTTCCCGGACAACAAGAAAGTAGTGGATTTGTGCGGGCAAATCCTGAACGTGCAAACCATCCGCCAGTACCAATTGGAAGAGCGGACCCTGATCGCCCGGCGCCTGAATTTCTCCAAGGAACAGGTGGTCCGCTTGACGGAGGCCATGCGCTTCGGGGAGCTTTCCCTTCCCGAGAAGACCCAGGAACTGAAGGCGGGCCTGCGCCGTTTCCATAAGGATGATCGCTTCCTCCAGTGCGCGAACATCGGGGACCTGCTGGTGCTGAACCTGGAAACGACCTTGGCTTGCCAGATCGCCCTATAAGCCGGCGTTGTATCGTGGCTCGCGACCGCCGTGGCGACGACCTCTCAGGCGATCATGTAGAATTCCCAGGCGATACGATCCGGATCCTTGAAGGCCAGGTATTTGCGGCCGCCCAAGTAAGGATCCGACTTCACGCCCGTATGCTCCACACCCGCTGCCGTCAATGCGGCTGCCGCCCGCTGGAGTTCGGCCTCGTCGCGGCAGGCCAAGGCGAGGTGATCCAGCCCGATGCGGAAGGGATTGAAGACGTCGCCGGGGGGCGACGCGGCTTCGGGGCCTTTCATGGCGATGATGGCCGATCCCGCCTGGAAGATGAGGATGGGTTCGGGGCGGAGAATCGGGAACCCGAGGACGGTTCCGTAGAAATGGCGGGAGCGGGCCAAATCCCCGCAGCGGAGTCCGATATGGTGGAGGCCGGGAGTGTCGAAAAGAGGGGGCATTCCGGAAAAATAACTATAGATTTCCGTCCAGCGCCGCGGGTGCGGACAAATCGCCGCGGGCCCGGGCGGAACGCCACCGGCTTGGATGGAAAGGTTGCGGAATGGATTCGATGGGCAAACGATTCGGCAGGCATGGGCTGGTGAACATCACGGTGGCGTGGATGGCCTTCGCGGGCGCGGCCCGGGCGGCGGACATCCTGCTGGCTCCCGATAATCCGGCTATCAATTATTATGGTCGTTTCGATTTCTCGAACCCGAAGGCCCCGCGCTTCGATTGGTCCGGATCCGCCATCGAATTCACGGTGGCCGCCACGGCCAGCGTAGGCATGGAAATGGCGGATGGGGCGGGCTATTACGACGTCGAGATCGACGGCACGATCCAGGCGACGCCCATCAACGCCAATTCAGCTAGTTCGAAGAAATACGCCCTGGCGGCCGGGCTCTCCGCGGATAAGCATCTAATCCGCGTCATCCGGCGCAATGAACCCTATCCGAACATCGCGACCTTCGGCGGCGTTTACCTAGCCGACGGCGGCAGCCTGGCCGCCACCCCGAAACCGACCCGGAAAATGGAGTTCGTGGGCGATTCCTGGACGGCGGGATATTTCAACGAGGCCTGCACCGAGCAGCAAGCCAACACCAATACCAATAAGGCCTGGGCCCGCCTGACCAGCAAGGCCTTCCATGCCCAGGACATCATCGTGGCGGAATCGGGGATCGGATTGGCCAAAAGCCTGAGCGGGAAGACTGTCATGCCCAAGAAATACCCGGATACCTTCGACACCATCGGGACGGTCCCCACGCCGGCTTGGGACTTCGCCTGGAAGCCGGATATCGTGAGCGTTTTCCTGGGGATCAACGACAAGAATGCGGGCGCCACCGACCAGCAGTTCGCCACCGCGATGCACGACTTCGTTACCACCATCCGTGGTCATTATCCGGACGCGGCCATCCTGTTCATTTCGGCGACCGGGGGCATGGATGCGGCCGCCAAGTCGGCCGTGGCAGCGGAGACCACGAGCCTGGGGCATAAGCGCGTGTACTGGCAGGAATGTAAAACCGTAGGATCGGGATGCCAGTATCATCCCACCTTGGCCCAACATCAGGAGATCGCCAACACGATGATCGCCCGCATCATGGGCATCACCGGCTGGGATACGACCTTGGCTTCCGTTCCCATCCGGGGGAAGAGGGCCGTGAAGAAGAAGACAGGGCGGACCGGACGGATCCCGGCTGCCCGCGTCGACGGTCGTATTTTGGCCGATTTGCCCCGGGCGCGACCGAAAATATATTAGCAGTGGGAGGGCTTCCCATGTCCACGTTCGGCCTATACATGCTTGGTTTCGTCATGATTATCGGCGGTTTGGCCTACGGGGCTTTGAGGCTCGGGGCGCCGCAGGTCTGGGTCATCATCGGCGCGGTGATACTACTGGGTCTTGGGATCGCATCCGGCGCCTCGCAAACGCGGCGACGCGATGCGTCCGACGCTTAAGCCAAACTATCCCGCCCCGATCCCCGTTTCCGCCGCGCCCAGCACCTCCAGCGATTCCGGATTCTGCGCATAGATGACGGCCCGTAGGGCTTCGGCCCGGGCCCCCGCGGGCAGGGGCAAGCGACTCTCCCCATTTCCGCCGGCATCAAGTCGTAAGGTCGCGAAAGCGGCGACCACGCCATGATGCGCCAACCTCCGGCCGCCGTTCTCCCCTCGCCGTACGGCGACCGCCGTATCGGGATGGACCAGGGCCACCCGGATCAAGGACCCCGGCGGAGCCCCTGCCACCGCGAAGGTAACCTGTACGATTCCGTCCTTTCCGAGCGCGCGGAGCCGTTCGAAACGAGCCGCGGCCGGCCGCCCCAAGGCCAGTCGTACCTCGCTGCGCGCCCGCGCGGCATCGGAGCCGACGAAGGCGGCCCTGCCGTTCACGATCATCTCGGGCGTATACACGCCTCCGCCCAAGGCGTCGGCATAGGACTTTTGGCGTTCGCTATAGGCCGGGCGGCTGAAGGGATCGGCCCAGCCGAGGCCGTTCCAATAATCGACGTGGAAGGATAAGGCGAAAACCGGCTGGCCGCCGCGGGTCGCTTCCGAAGCGATGTCCGCGAGCAGGCGATCGGCGGGAGGGCAACTGGAGCAGCCTTCGGAGGTGAAGAGTTCGACAACGGCGACCCCGGAGGGTCGGGCGACCCCGGTGGGTCGGGCAATCACGGAGGATGCGGCAATCCCGGAAGCCAGCGGTAAAGCGACTGCGGCGAGTAGGGCGAAGCGCATCAAAACCTCCGGGATCGGTCATCAACCCCCGTGGGTCGCGGCTCGGAGGCCGACGTTACAGCCTGTACTTCTCGGCCAAGACGCGGCGATGATGCCGCTCATGCGCGATGATGTAGGAATGCAGCTCCCGCACCGTAAGCAGGATGCCGTTGGCAACGCCCGTCCGATCCATGGCGTCCGGGGGCAGGGTGCCGGCGATCCAGTCCGTCGTCGCGGCGGCCGCCCGGTATCCGCGCAACAGTTCGGCCAAGGGGATCCGCTCATGCCCGGCCACGGTGGCCCATAGGTTCTCATCCGCGCCGGGAAGTTCGCGTACCTCACCGCGGCCGAAACTGAGGATGCGGAAGGCCACGATGATATGCGAGTCGACCACGTGGCCGAGCAGGACCCGCGGCGTCCATTTGCCGGGCGCGTAGGCCCGATCGAGCCGGTCTTCCGGAAGGCTTTCCATCCAGGCCGCATATTCCGCGGTATGTCTGCGGATCTCCTCGGCGGCGCCGGAAAGGCCAGCCAGCTCCGGGAGGAGGAGTTGGTAGTAGGGCGATTTTAAGAAAGGCACGGCGGTCATGAATGCTCCGGGAAGTCGCGGAATGCATCCGGAATAGGTAGCAACTCCGCCCTTCGACCGCTCACTCCCGAATGGCTGCGGCCCGGCTCTACCTATAGGCGACGGCCGCGCCCCTTGCAGGTGTCCCCGGCCCGGAAAAAATGCTCCTCTTTTTCACCGTCCGGGTAACCCACATTTCCAGCAAGGCGCCGGTCCCGGAATTCGCCGGCGGGAAACCGCCTTCGGGGAAGGATACTGAAGTAAGATGAGGGAAACGTCCGGCCGGGGAGGATAGATGGATACCCAAATCAGGCGCGCCTTCGGGTTGATTTTCGCGACATGGGCTTCGGTATCGGCGGCGGTCTACCATATCGGCCCCGCGCGGACCGACAAGGCCTTCGCCGACGTGGTCGGCAAGCTGAACCCCGGCGATAGCCTGTACGTGGACGGCAACGCCACCTACGCTTCCGTCGTCTTCACGCGGCCCGGAACGGCCCTCGCCCCCATTGTAGTCCAGGGTCTGGCCGTGGAAGGTAAGCGACCGCTGATCTCCGGCGGCGCCAATACCGTCCATTTCCGCAGCGATGATCCTTACGACCACGGGGCGGATCATTACGTGTTCCAGGGTTTCGAAATCACCGGCGGCACCTCCCGCTGCCTCTACCATCAATCCGACGATCTCACGGTACGCGACGTGGTCATCCACGATTGCCCCTTGCAGGGCCTACTGGGCGGCGATCAGGGATCGGGCTCCCTACTACTCGAGCGCAGCGAAGTCTACCATTGCGGATCGGGGGATCATAACCACCAGATTTACATGGCCACCGACGAAGTGCACCATCCCGGCAGCGTATTCCGCATGCGCTATTGCTACTTGCATGACGCCAACGGGGGCAACAACGTCAAGTCGCGGGCCGAACGGAACGAGATCCAGTACAACTGGATCGAAGGCGCCTACTATCATGAGCTGGAATTGATCGGGCCCGATCCCGGCGGCGCGCCGGACGGATGGGACCCGCGCCTCAAGCGGGAGGATTCCGACGTGCTGGGGAACGTGTTCCGCAAGCGCAGGACCGCCGCCGGCAACGACAGCAACGGATTCGTATTCCGCATCGGCGGCGACGGCACGGGGGAGTCCCACGGACGTTACCGCTTCGCCTTCAACACCGTCATCGCCGGCACGGGGGCCGTGTTCCGCTGCTTCGACAGCCTGGAAAGCGTGGAGATGCACGGCAACGTATTCCACGGGACGGGCGGGAGCCTGAACCTGATGCGCGTCGCCGAAGCGGCCTGGACCCAAGGCCATGCGGTGATCGCTGGGAGCGGGAATTGGATCACCATCGGCGCTGCCAACGTCCCGTCGGAATGGACCGGGACCCTGCAAGGCGCCGATCCCGGATTCGTTTCCCTGGCGGCAAACGATTTCCGCCCCAAGGCCGGCAGCCCTTTGATCGATGCGGGCCCTTCCGCGCCCGCGGGCCCCGCCGGCTTCGCCTTCCCGTCCCCCGCTTTCCCGCCCGTCTTCTCCCCGCCCTTCCGCGCCCTGGCTGACGAACCCCTGGCGCGACCCTCCGATGGCAAGCTGGATATCGGTGCCTACGAAACAGGAACGGTGATAGGGCTTGCGCGGCGGCGGGGAAAAGCGCCCAATGCGCCCCCAGGGACCGGGCCTGGCGCCGGAGCCATGCTTTGGTACGGCCGGGGCATTCCCGCTTTCGGGGGGAAACCCGCGCGTTACCTCCCGGACGGGCGGTGGGCGGCGCCGGAAACGGATTTCAAAAGCGGAAGGTAAGCAGGTCGGCGCGGAACCGATTGGCCACGGGAGACGCGCCGGGCGGGCCGGTCCGGGCGAGCGTTTCCGCGGCGCGCGCCTCGCGCAGGCGTCGGGAGGTTTCGTTCAATTCCGCATCGTCGGCGTTGAGATAGTACCCGAAGGTTCCCGCCGCGGCGGGCAGGATGAGCATGGCCGGCAGCGCCAAATTCGCGTTGGCCGAAAAGACCAGGGGTATAGTGATCAATTGGCCCAAGAAGCCGCATACCGCCGCGCCGGCCGTAGAGCCGCCCGGATCCATGGCTTTACCGGTCAAAAAGATCCCCAAGGGATTACCCACCGCGTATCCGAGCATACCGCCTAGGATAATCCCCATCCCCTCGGCGGTGCTGCATTGCAAATCCTCGCAGCCATTTTTCTTGAATTGCGAGGCGACGATTAAGCTCCCGGCCGCGCCGATCAAGGCGCCCCCTGCCGCTCCGCCCAAGGTTTCCAACACCGCGGCTTGGGGAGACTTGGGGACGCGGCGGGCCGCGACTTCGCTAGGGGCGAGGCCGGCCGCAAGCAGGCACATCA
This sequence is a window from Fibrobacterota bacterium. Protein-coding genes within it:
- a CDS encoding discoidin domain-containing protein; this translates as MMTFRKTSFLYRLGLAAAVLLGLAKAPQAKWLTIHNDFIVYDTEGNAVHTRSGTLRKFGTTYYWYGSANGFSNQMCYSSTDLLHWTNKGAVIVAPSTNRMDVLYNDSTKLYVMFLKTGSSSACNLGIATSPTPDGKFTLVTSNPVQGSPIGDMSVWQDTDGKAYLAYVWDSIPGANSGGVSQHALALMSPDYQSVSKRMMLWNAGSREGMCVMKAHGLYYYISSLTLWTQSTESQYYTATSPAGPWTTKLQPILVPGNTKNNSWDTQSDFVYNFNGPKDTVYMYGGDRWERPDPARLGDYAWLPFSFTPKDTLLINYYQDWEVDPDNGTWRAFDLKRNLALHKTATASSSTGSNTPNNVTDSTDWKNYSSSKWVSGDGDAQWIRVDLGSAMPVNRVILKWDSSYAKAFKIQVATDTANWTDVYTCAAVGPRSVTDQTFATASARYVRMLASSKGGTAGYTLFDFMVLNDTGVTVSAFRPRVGSVPSRAAVSFEHNVLRYAVPAGIPVTLEIMDSRGKRVALLADGYMAAGRYETALPAHLGHGMYLIRMTAGAQKLESLRVRL
- a CDS encoding nucleotide pyrophosphohydrolase; its protein translation is MRKKIPKPAAKAKTPKAKSGIAKSVTGTAQSEIGAIVADIKKFRDARDWKQYHDPKNLAICLNVEAAELLEVFLWKGHEEIDRERFAEELADVLYAAFLLADGYGLDVGKIIRAKLKKNAVKYPVRKAKGSRKKYDEL
- a CDS encoding VOC family protein, yielding MPPLFDTPGLHHIGLRCGDLARSRHFYGTVLGFPILRPEPILIFQAGSAIIAMKGPEAASPPGDVFNPFRIGLDHLALACRDEAELQRAAAALTAAGVEHTGVKSDPYLGGRKYLAFKDPDRIAWEFYMIA
- a CDS encoding DUF1223 domain-containing protein, whose amino-acid sequence is MRFALLAAVALPLASGIAASSVIARPTGVARPSGVAVVELFTSEGCSSCPPADRLLADIASEATRGGQPVFALSFHVDYWNGLGWADPFSRPAYSERQKSYADALGGGVYTPEMIVNGRAAFVGSDAARARSEVRLALGRPAAARFERLRALGKDGIVQVTFAVAGAPPGSLIRVALVHPDTAVAVRRGENGGRRLAHHGVVAAFATLRLDAGGNGESRLPLPAGARAEALRAVIYAQNPESLEVLGAAETGIGAG
- a CDS encoding DinB family protein; translation: MTAVPFLKSPYYQLLLPELAGLSGAAEEIRRHTAEYAAWMESLPEDRLDRAYAPGKWTPRVLLGHVVDSHIIVAFRILSFGRGEVRELPGADENLWATVAGHERIPLAELLRGYRAAAATTDWIAGTLPPDAMDRTGVANGILLTVRELHSYIIAHERHHRRVLAEKYRL